Below is a genomic region from Bacillota bacterium.
CTGCATGACCACGGCCTCATGGACCGCGTGCTCGTTGGGGTCTATTCCGAAGACGGCCTCCGGGAGGTCAACCTCTCCCAGCCTCTCGCCTTTCGAGTTGAACAAAGGTGCTTTGGGCATCGATGTCGCCTCCTCACTCATGCCTTCACGGAGTCGCGGACAATCACAAGTCCGCCTCGGACCCCAGGCACCGATCCCCTGACGAGCAGAAGGTTCCGCTCGGAATCAACCTTCATGACAGTGAGCCCGAGGGCGGTCACCCGTTCTCCGCCGAGCCTTCCCGGCATCTTGCGGCCTTTGAAGACCCTGGCTGGATCGGTCGCGCTCAACGCCCCGACCCTTCTATGATACATTGAACCGTGGCTCATCGGCCCGCGGTTGAACCCCCAGCGCTTTACGACGCCGGCGAACCCGCGACCCCTCGAGGTGCCGATGACATCCACCCGGTCTCCCTCCGACCACTGATCTACCTTGATCTCTTGCCCGAGCTGGAACTCGTCTGCCGAGTCCACACGGAATTCCCGGAGAAACCGCTTCGGCTTCACCTTCGCCCTGGCGTAGTGCCCGGCCAGAGGCTTGTTCACAAGCCTCTCACGCTTGTCGCCGAAGCCAACCTGTACTGCCTCGTAGCCGTGCCGTGCCGCGTGCTTCTTCTGCACCACGTAGCACGGCCCAGCCTCTATGACGGTCACTGGATGAACCCTGCCGTCCTCAGCGAACAGCTGGGTCATCCCGACCTTCCTGCCCAGTATGGCCCTGCCCATGTGTTACACCTCCCGCGGCACGTTAAAGCTTGATCTCTATGTCCACTCCAGCCGGCAGATCGAGACGCATGAGCGCGTCTATCGTCTTGGGCGTGGGCTCGAGTATGTCGATCAGCCTCTTATGAGTCCGCATCTCAAACTGCTCTCTGGAGTCTTTGTCGATGTGAACCGAACGGAGCACGGTGTATACGTTCTTCTCCGTCGGGAGCGGGATGGGCCCTGATACCTGCGCCCCCATCCTCTTCGCAGTCTCGACAATCCTCTCAGCAGACTGGTCGAGAATCTTGTGGTCGAAGGCCTTCAGCTTGATCCTGATTCTCTGGGTTGCCAAACCTTATCCCCCTCCTATCGCCCGATTGCGCACACGGACATGCTCCGCGGAAGTTTACTCTGCTCCACGGGTATGGAGTCAGACAACATCCCGCTTCATCGCTGGGTACAGCGGCCTGGGGTCGCCCCGGGAGGACAAGCCCCCGGGGCGAGGCGCCCAATGCCTGGCGAAGCTGCCTGTTACTCGATTATCGACGTGACCGCGCCGGCGCCGACTGTCCGTCCGCCCTCGCGGACTGCAAACCTGAGGCCGACCTCCATAGCGATCGGGGTAATGAGAGTGATCGTCATCACAGTGTTGTCCCCTGGCATAACCATCTCGACGCCCTCTTGAAGCTGGATGCTGCCAGTGACGTCGGTCGTCCTGAAGTAGAACTGCGGCCTGTACCCGTTGAAGAACGGAGTATGCCGGCCGCCCTCTTCCTTTGACAGTACGTAGATCTGCGCAGTAAACTTGGTGTGCGGGGTGATCGATCCCGGCTTGGCCAGAACCTGGCCACGCTCTACCTCGTCCTTGTCGACTCCGCGAAGCAGGCATCCGATGTTGTCACCCGCCTGGCCTTGGTCGAGGATCTTGCGGAACATCTCGACCCCGGTCACCACCGTCTTCCTTGTTTCCGGAGTCAAGCCAACGATCTGAACCTCGTCGCCAACCTTGACCATTCCGCGCTCCACCCTGCCGGTAACGACGGTCCCGCGGCCGGTAATGGTGAAGACGTCCTCGATGGGCATTAGGAACGGCTTGTCGATTTCACGGACGGGATCCGGGAAGTAGGAGTCGACGGCGTCCATCAGATTCCAGACCTTGCCGCACCACTCGCACTCACGCTTGCCGCATCCGCACTCGCCGGCCTTGAGGGCCGAGACCGGCACCACGGGGATCTCGTCTCCTGGGAACTCATACTTGGAGAGAAGGTCTCTGACCTCCATCTCGACCAGCTCGAGGAGCTCGGGGTCATCCACAGCATCGCACTTGTTGAGGGCAACGACGATGGCGGGGACGCCCACCTGCCTGGCGAGGAGAATGTGCTCGCGGGTCTGGGGCATCGGGCCATCGGCCGCCGAGACCACTAGAACGGCCCCGTCCATCTGGGCAGCGCCAGTGATCATGTTCTTGATGTAGTCCGCGTGGCCGGGGCAGTCGACGTGTGCATAATGACGCTTGGGTGTCTCGTACTCAACGTGCGCGGTGTTGATAGTGATGCCTCGGGCCTTCTCCTCAGGTGCCGCGTCGATCTCCTCGAACTTCTTGAGCTGGGCCAACCCGTGCTTCGACAGGATATTCGTGATCGCCGCCGTGAGGGTGGTCTTGCCATGGTCCACGTGCCCGATTGTACCGATGTTCAAGTGGGGCTTGGTCCTCTCAAACTTCTGCTTGGCCATTTCATTCAATCCTCCCTTGTGTTCTCAGGAGAAAACTCCCCGGTACCTTCGCATGATCTCCTCCCCTACATGAGGAGGAACCTGTTCGTACCTGAGAAAGTGCATGCTGTGGTTCGCGCGGCCCTGTGAGAGTGAGCGAAGGACCGTCGCGTAACCGAACATCTCAGCGAGCGGAACCTGCACGCGTATAACCTGGATCGGACCTCTCGCCTCGAGGCCGGATACCTTGCCACGTCTCGCACCGATGTCGCTCATGATGTCTCCAAGGTAAGCCTCAGGGGTGACGATCTCCACCTTCATGATAGGCTCCAGAAGAACCGGGCTCGCGGCTTCCACGGCCTCCTTGAACCCCATGGATGCAGCCACCTTGAATGAGAGCTCCGAGGAGTCCACCTCGTGGTAAGTCCCGTCGAGAAGCGCAACAGCGATGCCCATCATCGGATACCCCGCAAGCACGCCGGTGCCCGCAGCTTCGCGAATGCCCGCCTCGATCGCAGGGATGAACTCCTTGGGAATCGCTCCCCCGGTGATCCGACTCTCGAAGGTTATCCCGGTGCCCGGCGCCCCGGGCGAGACTTCCAGGACCACATGGCCGTACTGGCCGCGCCCGCCCGTCTGCCTGACAAACCTGCCTTCACGGGTCACAGACGCGGTGACAGTCTCTCTGTAAGCCACTTGGGGCTTGCCTACGTTGCACTCGACCTTGAACTCCCTGACGAGCCGGTCCACTATGATGTCGAGGTGCAGCTCCCCCATTCCTGAGATGATTGTCTGCCCGCTGTCCTGGTCGGTGTGAACCTTGAACGTGGGGTCCTCCTCAGCCAGTTTCCCCAGGGACAGCGTCAGCCGGTCCTCGTCATTCTTGCTCTTGGGCTCCACGGAAACGGAGATGACAGGCTCAGGAAACTCCATCCGCTCGAGAACGAGGGCGTGCCGTTCATCACAGAGAGTATCACCTGTGGTAGTATCGCGGAGGCCGACTGCGGCAACAATATCACCGGCGGATACCACCTCAAGGTCTTCACGATGGTTTGCGTGCATCCTTACAACTCGGCCCAGCCGCTCCCGCTTGCCCTTGGAGGCGTTGTACACTACTTCCCCCGCCTTCGCCATCCCGGAGTAGACCCGGAAGTACGCGAGCTTGCCCACGTAGGGATCGGTTGCTATCTTGAACGCGAGCGCACAGAAAGGCTCGTCCTCCGACGGCCTTCTCGTGACCTGCGTTTCCCCATTAGGCTCTAGCCCAACCACAGCAGGCATGTCGACCGGAGACGGCAGGTAGTCGACGATCGCGTCGAGAAGCAACTGGACACCTTTGTTCTTGAAAGACGATCCAAGCAGCACAGGCGTCAACCGGGCGGACAGTGTGCCTCTGCGGATCCCCGCCCTCAAGGCTTCTTCGGAGATCTCTTCTCCGGCGACGTACAGCTCCATCAGCTCATCGTCGTTCTCGGCGGCTCTCTCGATGAGTTCCTCGCGGGCCTGCTCCGCAGCATCGACCAGCTCTTCCGGGATGTCGACGACCTCGCGATTGACCCCAAGATCGTCCTGATAGAGAATGGCCTTGCGGCTGATCAGGTCCACAACTCCGCGGAACTTGTCTTCTGCGCCGATTGGGGTCTGGACGGGGACCGCCAAAGCGCCGAGTTTGTCACGCATCGTCTGGACTGAGAACGCGAAATCCGCTCCCACCCGGTCCATCTTGTTCACAAATGCTATCCTCGGAACTCGATAGTGGTCTGCTTGCCTCCAGACGGTTTCTGACTGTGGTTGGACACCCTCCACAGCATCGAAGATCGCCACCGCTCCGTCAAGCACCCTAAGAGAGCGCTCAACCTCCACGGTGAAGTCCACGTGGCCGGGCGTGTCGATAATGTTTATCCGGCAACCCCGCCAGTAGCATGTGGTCGCGGCCGATGTTATGGTGATCCCGCGCTCCTGCTCCTGGATCATCCAGTCCATCGTGGCCGTCCCCGCATCCACCTCGCCAAGCCGGTGAACACGTCCGGTGTAGAAGAGAATTCGCTCGGTCGTCGTGGTCTTGCCGGCATCGATATGGGCCATTATGCCTATGTTGCGGATACTCTGAATCGGTACCGCCTCGACCATGCTCTTCTCTCCTTTCCCCAGACGCTTCGCCTCTGTTACCACCTGTAATGCGCGAACGCCTTATTGGCCTCTGCCATCTTATGCATGTCTTCCTTACGCTTTATGGATGCCCCTGTCCCTGCCGCTGCATCCATGATCTCGGCGGCAAAACGCTCTGCCATGGTCTTTTCGCCTCTCGCGCGGGCGTGCTTCACAATCCATCTGAGGGCTAGAGCCTTCCTCCGGTCAGCCCTAACCTCCACTGGAACCTGATAGGTGGCGCCGCCCACGCGCCTCGGCCTGACTTCGAGCACAGGCATGACATTCTTGAGTGCACGTTCAAAGGTTTCGAGCGGATCCTTTCCCGTCTTCTCCTCTATGATGGCCGCGGCTTCGTAGAAAATGGTCTCAGCCACGCTCTTCTTCCCCTTGAGGAGGAGTTTGTTGATGAACTCAGACACCATCTTGGAGTTGTAGACAGGATCGGGTGCCACCTCATGCTTAGGCACATTGCCTCTCCTCGGCACGTGATACCCTCCCTTCCGGGTCCTACTTCGGGCGCTTGGCCCCGTACTTGGACCTGCCCTGACGTCTATTCGCAACTCCGGCGGTATCAAGTGTGCCCCGGATGATGTGGTACCGCACGCCGGGGACATCCTTCACTCGGCCACCGCGGATGAGCACGACCGAGTGCTCCTGAAGGTTGTGCCCCACTCCTGGGATATATGCCGTGACCTCGAGCAAGTTTGTCAGTCTCACCCTGGCGATCTTGCGAAGAGCCGAGTTGGGCTTCTTGGGCGTAGTTGTTCTGACTACGGTGCACACGCCCCTGCGCTGTGGGGCGCCCTCGCCATAGATGGACCTGCGGTTGAGCGAGTTGTACTGGTATCTCAGGGCAGGCGCTTTCGACTTGGTCGTGGCTTTCTTGCGGCCCTTTCTTACCAGCTGGCTGATGGTTGGCACTTACGACACCTCCTTCCCGAAGACACGCATTGCGGACATAATGTGCCCCTTGCCCCGAAAGATAGGTGCAAGGGGCACTGGTCACTCGTGTAGAATTGCGGCGGATGCCGCACCGACATCGATCCCACACACCTTGCCGAGTTCCTGCATGCTACCAGCGATGATTACTGGGACACCGTTCTTCTCGCAAAGTGCCACGAGATCGCGGACAACGTGCTCTTCGGCATCCTTCGCGATGTAGACTTCCCGGACGGATCCACGCCCCAGGGCCCTCACAGTCTGCTTGGTGCCGATCACCCTGTTACGGGCGGATGCCAGGTTCTCATACATCCGCGTTGAGTGCCTCCTTCGGCCCCATGCCACCACACAGGGTGGCTCAGACACTTAGACATTTTAGCATCAGCCACTACGCGTGTCAAGCAATTCCGATGCCTGACCTCCCGCTACACCCGCAGCATACTCCAGATTCTCGACGTCCCTGACCGCCGCGGCGGGCGGCAGGGTCATCACCTCCGCCGGTTCGAGCACACGGATGTTGCGGTATCTGGACATTCCAGTTCCGGCTGGAATCAGCTTTCCGATGATGACATTCTCCTTCAGCCCGATGAGGGGATCTGTCTTCCCCTTGATCGACGCCTCCGTCAAGACCCTCGTGGTCTCCTGGAACGACGCTGCTGAGAGGAAGCTGTCCGTCGCGAGAGACGCCTTGGTTATGCCAAGCAGGATCGGCTTCGCCGAAGCTGGCCGTAGGCCCATGGCTTCCGCCTCCGCGTTGATATCTTCGAGCTCGAACACATCAACGGTCCCACCTGGCAGCAGATCAGTGTCACCAGGGTCCTCCACTTTCATCTTCCTCATCATCTGGCGGACGACCACTTCAATGTGCTTATCGTTGATCTCGACGCCCTGGGACCGGTAGACTTCCTGCACTTCGCGGACGATATACTGCTGTACCGGAATCATCCCACGTATCCTCAGGATATCGTGCGGATTCACGGAGCCCTCAGTCAGGTTGTCCCCGGCCTCCACTCGCTGCCCATCCCGCACCTCCAGCCTGGCGCCAAACGGCACGGTATACGAGTGTTCTTCGCCGTCATCTGTCCTGACGATGACCTTCCGTACACCTTTCGCTTCCTGGATCGTCACGACTCCATCATGCTCTGTTATCACAGCGAGGCCTTTGGGCTTTCTGGCTTCGAAGAGCTCCTCCACGCGAGGCAGGCCGCGCGTTATGTCGTCCCCTGCGACACCCCCGGTGTGGAACGTCCTCATCGTCAACTGTGTGCCGGGTTCTCCAATGGACTGTGCGGCAATGGTCCCCACAGCTTCCCCAACTTCCACCGGGTTGCCCGTCGCTAGGTTGCGACCATAGCACTTTACGCACACGCCGTACCTGGTCCTGCACTTGAGGACCGAACGTATCTTGATCGAAGTGAACCCGGCATCCTCGATACGCTTCGCCACATCTTCCCCTATGAGTTCGCCCGCTTCGGCGAGTACCTCCCCGGTGCTGGGGTCCACGACGTCCTCCAGGCTCACCCTGCCCGTGATCCGTTCGGACAGCGGCTCAATCACGGTGTCGCCCTCAACGAGCTGAGTTACCTCAATGCCCTCTTTCGTGCCGCAGTCATCCTCTCGGACGATTACGTCCTGCGCCACGTCGACGAGTCTCCTGGTGAGGTAACCGGAGTCTGCGGTTCGAAGTGCGGTGTCCGCAAGTCCTTTTCTCGTTCCGTGTGTGGATATGAAGTACTCCAGCACTGTCAAGCCCTCACGGAAGTTCGCCTTTATTGGCACGTCTATGGTTCGTCCGGACGGGTCTGCAACGAGGCCCCTCATGCCCGCCAGCTGGTTGAGCTGCTGCACGTTACCGCGTGCCCCAGACGTGGCCATCATGTAGACTGAGTTGAACTTCGAGAGATTGGCGAGCATCGCCTGCTGGACTCGCTCGCGAGCCTCAGTCCACACGTCAATAACCAAGCTGTCCTTCTCGTCAGCAAGGAGGAGCCCACGCTTGTATTGGCTTTCGATTTGCTCGACTTTCTCGTCGGCTTCTTTTATGATCTGCTCCTTGTCGGGCGGGATCGCGATATCCTCGATTCCCACCGTCGTCCCAGAGCGGGTTGCATACTTGAACCCAAGTCTCTTCATGGCATCAAGAACCTCGGAGGTCTTGGCGTTCCCGTACTTGCGCCTGATCATTGCCACTACCCTGGAAAGGAAGCTCTTGCTCGCGGCCTTGCGTTGCCGCCCACCTGGTCCATCCGATGCCGCAAGGTATTCCGCGACCGACATTCCGGGTTTGGTCACGAAGTCACCGCGGGTAAGCTCCTCATCGAGAGAGCCTTCGGCGGAGTTGATGTAGGGGAAGTCGTCCGGGAAGATCTCGTTGAAGATCAACCGCCCAACAGTGGTGACGATCTTCCTTGTCCCCGCCTCTTCTGCCCCCAATACCAGCTTGGATTCAGGAAGCCTTACCAGGATCCTCGCCTGAAGCTCGATGGACCCAGCCTCGTAGGCCATCTTTGCGGCCTCGGGGCTTTCGAAGACCTTGCCCTCACCCCGGGCTCCCTGCTTTTCGATGGTCAGGTAGTAGCACCCAAGCACCATGTCCTGGGTCGGAGTGGCCACAGGCCCGCCGTGCGCCGGGGAAAGGATGTTGTTCACCGACAGCATGAGCAACCTCGCCTCGGCCTGTGCCTCCGCAGATAGCGGAACGTGCACTGCCATCTGGTCCCCGTCGAAGTCGGCGTTGTATGCCGTGCAGACCAGCGGGTGGATCTGTATTGCGCGTCCCTCGACCAATACGGGCTCAAAAGCCTGGATGCCCAACCTGTGCAGGGTGGGGGCGCGGTTCAGGAGCACTGGGTGCTCCGCGATGACCTCCTCGAGAACGTCCCAGACTTCGGGGCGCACCCGTTCCACCATGCGCTTGGCGCTCTTGATGTTGTGCGCATGACCCTTGTCGACAAGCCTCTTCATCACGAACGGCTTGAAGAGCTCGAGGGCCATCTCTTTGGGCAGACCGCACTCGTGAAGCTTGAGGGACGGCCCGACCACGATCACAGAACGTCCGGAGTAGTCCACTCGCTTTCCGAGCAAGTTCTGGCGGAACCGGCCTTGCTTCCCTTTGAGCATGTCTGAAAGGGATTTGAGGGGCCTATTCCCTGGGCCCGTCACCG
It encodes:
- the rplC gene encoding 50S ribosomal protein L3; the protein is MGRAILGRKVGMTQLFAEDGRVHPVTVIEAGPCYVVQKKHAARHGYEAVQVGFGDKRERLVNKPLAGHYARAKVKPKRFLREFRVDSADEFQLGQEIKVDQWSEGDRVDVIGTSRGRGFAGVVKRWGFNRGPMSHGSMYHRRVGALSATDPARVFKGRKMPGRLGGERVTALGLTVMKVDSERNLLLVRGSVPGVRGGLVIVRDSVKA
- the rpsJ gene encoding 30S ribosomal protein S10 — translated: MATQRIRIKLKAFDHKILDQSAERIVETAKRMGAQVSGPIPLPTEKNVYTVLRSVHIDKDSREQFEMRTHKRLIDILEPTPKTIDALMRLDLPAGVDIEIKL
- the tuf gene encoding elongation factor Tu, coding for MAKQKFERTKPHLNIGTIGHVDHGKTTLTAAITNILSKHGLAQLKKFEEIDAAPEEKARGITINTAHVEYETPKRHYAHVDCPGHADYIKNMITGAAQMDGAVLVVSAADGPMPQTREHILLARQVGVPAIVVALNKCDAVDDPELLELVEMEVRDLLSKYEFPGDEIPVVPVSALKAGECGCGKRECEWCGKVWNLMDAVDSYFPDPVREIDKPFLMPIEDVFTITGRGTVVTGRVERGMVKVGDEVQIVGLTPETRKTVVTGVEMFRKILDQGQAGDNIGCLLRGVDKDEVERGQVLAKPGSITPHTKFTAQIYVLSKEEGGRHTPFFNGYRPQFYFRTTDVTGSIQLQEGVEMVMPGDNTVMTITLITPIAMEVGLRFAVREGGRTVGAGAVTSIIE
- the fusA gene encoding elongation factor G; translation: MVEAVPIQSIRNIGIMAHIDAGKTTTTERILFYTGRVHRLGEVDAGTATMDWMIQEQERGITITSAATTCYWRGCRINIIDTPGHVDFTVEVERSLRVLDGAVAIFDAVEGVQPQSETVWRQADHYRVPRIAFVNKMDRVGADFAFSVQTMRDKLGALAVPVQTPIGAEDKFRGVVDLISRKAILYQDDLGVNREVVDIPEELVDAAEQAREELIERAAENDDELMELYVAGEEISEEALRAGIRRGTLSARLTPVLLGSSFKNKGVQLLLDAIVDYLPSPVDMPAVVGLEPNGETQVTRRPSEDEPFCALAFKIATDPYVGKLAYFRVYSGMAKAGEVVYNASKGKRERLGRVVRMHANHREDLEVVSAGDIVAAVGLRDTTTGDTLCDERHALVLERMEFPEPVISVSVEPKSKNDEDRLTLSLGKLAEEDPTFKVHTDQDSGQTIISGMGELHLDIIVDRLVREFKVECNVGKPQVAYRETVTASVTREGRFVRQTGGRGQYGHVVLEVSPGAPGTGITFESRITGGAIPKEFIPAIEAGIREAAGTGVLAGYPMMGIAVALLDGTYHEVDSSELSFKVAASMGFKEAVEAASPVLLEPIMKVEIVTPEAYLGDIMSDIGARRGKVSGLEARGPIQVIRVQVPLAEMFGYATVLRSLSQGRANHSMHFLRYEQVPPHVGEEIMRRYRGVFS
- the rpsG gene encoding 30S ribosomal protein S7, whose amino-acid sequence is MPRRGNVPKHEVAPDPVYNSKMVSEFINKLLLKGKKSVAETIFYEAAAIIEEKTGKDPLETFERALKNVMPVLEVRPRRVGGATYQVPVEVRADRRKALALRWIVKHARARGEKTMAERFAAEIMDAAAGTGASIKRKEDMHKMAEANKAFAHYRW
- the rpsL gene encoding 30S ribosomal protein S12 → MPTISQLVRKGRKKATTKSKAPALRYQYNSLNRRSIYGEGAPQRRGVCTVVRTTTPKKPNSALRKIARVRLTNLLEVTAYIPGVGHNLQEHSVVLIRGGRVKDVPGVRYHIIRGTLDTAGVANRRQGRSKYGAKRPK
- a CDS encoding ribosomal L7Ae/L30e/S12e/Gadd45 family protein, with the protein product MYENLASARNRVIGTKQTVRALGRGSVREVYIAKDAEEHVVRDLVALCEKNGVPVIIAGSMQELGKVCGIDVGAASAAILHE
- the rpoC gene encoding DNA-directed RNA polymerase subunit beta' — protein: QRRIRAIRRLEVVEAFRKSGNRPEWMILEVIPVIPPDLRPMVQLDGGRFATSDLNDLYRRVINRNNRLKKLLELAAPDIIVRNEKRMLQEAVDALIDNGRRGRPVTGPGNRPLKSLSDMLKGKQGRFRQNLLGKRVDYSGRSVIVVGPSLKLHECGLPKEMALELFKPFVMKRLVDKGHAHNIKSAKRMVERVRPEVWDVLEEVIAEHPVLLNRAPTLHRLGIQAFEPVLVEGRAIQIHPLVCTAYNADFDGDQMAVHVPLSAEAQAEARLLMLSVNNILSPAHGGPVATPTQDMVLGCYYLTIEKQGARGEGKVFESPEAAKMAYEAGSIELQARILVRLPESKLVLGAEEAGTRKIVTTVGRLIFNEIFPDDFPYINSAEGSLDEELTRGDFVTKPGMSVAEYLAASDGPGGRQRKAASKSFLSRVVAMIRRKYGNAKTSEVLDAMKRLGFKYATRSGTTVGIEDIAIPPDKEQIIKEADEKVEQIESQYKRGLLLADEKDSLVIDVWTEARERVQQAMLANLSKFNSVYMMATSGARGNVQQLNQLAGMRGLVADPSGRTIDVPIKANFREGLTVLEYFISTHGTRKGLADTALRTADSGYLTRRLVDVAQDVIVREDDCGTKEGIEVTQLVEGDTVIEPLSERITGRVSLEDVVDPSTGEVLAEAGELIGEDVAKRIEDAGFTSIKIRSVLKCRTRYGVCVKCYGRNLATGNPVEVGEAVGTIAAQSIGEPGTQLTMRTFHTGGVAGDDITRGLPRVEELFEARKPKGLAVITEHDGVVTIQEAKGVRKVIVRTDDGEEHSYTVPFGARLEVRDGQRVEAGDNLTEGSVNPHDILRIRGMIPVQQYIVREVQEVYRSQGVEINDKHIEVVVRQMMRKMKVEDPGDTDLLPGGTVDVFELEDINAEAEAMGLRPASAKPILLGITKASLATDSFLSAASFQETTRVLTEASIKGKTDPLIGLKENVIIGKLIPAGTGMSRYRNIRVLEPAEVMTLPPAAAVRDVENLEYAAGVAGGQASELLDTRSG